The proteins below are encoded in one region of Hordeum vulgare subsp. vulgare chromosome 3H, MorexV3_pseudomolecules_assembly, whole genome shotgun sequence:
- the LOC123443678 gene encoding ell-associated factor Eaf-like, translating into MASSNTGEPSTAPQPNRWYELRLGSSCRDPALTTKFCTLRYEFKPASIDKTQAGSLQKSKDNRVTVEFHNNQPGRPKVAFEGSQEEYKDNDGVLFFDGETFRLERLHRAVKRLRHVRVPGESVATSLAATTTGMGESHSPPLAKVGKLPAMNKPSIHSVPVEVEHIDIGEPENPGPRNSNRSSTYQPVTADPFSSSPDPNDQDENLDILGDDDNGSPNNMASAQGTYRGFDINLPNQLDMDDEVADVDVNDEAVEGLNAAEALRAQVNAEGQQAEQATSSSSGSSSGSGSGSGSSTSGSDDSDGDSPSSGGDVDI; encoded by the exons ATGGCGAGCAGCAACACCGGCGAGCCGAGCACGGCGCCGCAACCGAACCGGTGGTACGAACTTCGATTGGGGTCCTCCTGCCGCGACCCCGCCCTTACCACCAAGTTCTGCACGCTCCGCT ATGAATTTAAGCCAGCATCTATTGACAAGACTCAAGCTGGCTCTTTGCAGAAGAGCAAAGATAACCGGGTAACTGTGGAATTTCATAACAATCAGCCTGGCAGGCCAAAGGTGGCATTcgagggaagccaagaagagTACAAGGATAATGATGGTGTCTTGTTTTTTGATGGCGAGACCTTTCGCTTGGAACGATTGCACCGGGCAGTCAAGAGATTAAGGCATGTCCGGGTTCCGGGAGAGTCTGTAGCAACTTCCTTGGCAGCTACAACTACTGGAATGGGTGAATCTCATTCTCCTCCATTAGCGAAAGTTGGCAAGTTGCCTGCAATGAACAAACCTTCTATACACTCAGTTCCG GTTGAGGTTGAGCACATTGACATTGGTGAACCTGAAAATCCAG GACCAAGAAACAGCAACAGGAGCTCTACATATCAACCAGTCACCGCAGACCCATTTTCCTCTTCGCCTGATCCCAATGACCAAGATGAAAACCTAGACATACTCGGTGATGATGACAATGGTTCACCCAATAATATGGCCTCAGCACAAGGGACATATCGCGGTTTTGACATCAACTTGCCAAATCAGCTCGACATGGATGATGAGGTTGCTGATGTTGATGTAAATGACGAAGCTGTGGAGGGACTTAATGCAGCTGAGGCGCTGCGAGCTCAAGTCAATGCAGAAGGACAACAGGCGGAGCAGGCCACCTCTAGTTCAAGTGGAAGCAGCAGCGGGAGCGGGAGCGGAAGCGGGAGCAGCACTAGTGGTAGTGACGACAGTGATGGCGATTCACCCAGCTCCGGAGGGGATGTTGATATATGA